A portion of the Lacibacter sp. H375 genome contains these proteins:
- the surE gene encoding 5'/3'-nucleotidase SurE, with protein sequence MAKAKKPKEQPIILITNDDGVTAPGIRSLVEAVKDLGKIVVVAPDKPQSGMGHAITIGFPLRLQKVHLMDDVETWQCSGTPVDCVKLAVDKVLHRKPDICLSGINHGANHSINVIYSGTMSAAIEASIESIPSVGFSLLNMSMEADFSGAQKYARLIVQQLLKTKQDKHLCLNVNFPNVDASLIKGVKVCRQAYAKYVEDFNERTDPSGKNYYWLTGEFKNFDKGKDTDVWALEHNFVSVVPVQFDLTNYKLKKQLETKLTF encoded by the coding sequence ATGGCCAAAGCAAAGAAACCGAAAGAACAACCCATCATCCTTATCACAAACGACGATGGTGTTACAGCACCGGGCATCCGCAGCTTAGTGGAAGCCGTAAAAGATCTTGGGAAAATTGTAGTGGTAGCTCCTGATAAACCACAAAGTGGAATGGGCCATGCCATAACTATTGGTTTTCCCCTTCGTTTACAAAAAGTACATTTAATGGACGATGTGGAAACCTGGCAGTGCAGCGGCACACCAGTTGATTGTGTAAAGCTGGCGGTTGATAAAGTACTGCACCGCAAACCAGATATTTGTCTCAGCGGTATTAACCATGGCGCCAACCACAGCATTAATGTTATTTATAGTGGTACAATGAGTGCGGCTATTGAAGCAAGCATTGAAAGTATTCCTTCCGTTGGTTTTTCCTTATTAAATATGAGTATGGAAGCCGATTTTAGCGGCGCCCAAAAATATGCCCGTTTAATAGTGCAGCAATTACTCAAAACCAAACAGGATAAACATCTTTGTTTGAATGTAAACTTCCCAAACGTTGATGCCAGTCTTATAAAGGGCGTAAAAGTTTGCCGGCAGGCATATGCCAAGTATGTTGAAGATTTTAATGAACGTACCGACCCTTCAGGTAAAAATTATTACTGGCTCACCGGCGAGTTTAAAAACTTCGATAAAGGAAAAGATACCGATGTTTGGGCCCTTGAACACAATTTTGTGAGTGTTGTTCCCGTTCAATTCGACCTGACAAATTATAAACTCAAAAAACAATTAGAAACCAAACTGACATTCTGA